The Muntiacus reevesi chromosome 10, mMunRee1.1, whole genome shotgun sequence genome has a segment encoding these proteins:
- the NKX6-3 gene encoding homeobox protein Nkx-6.3, translating into MESNLQGPFLLNNAPLAQFSEVKAPVCQYSVQNSFYKLSPPGLGPQLPAGTPHGITDILSRPVAAASSSLLPGYPHVAGFGGLGSQGVYYGPQVGSFSKAGSEYPGRTRNCWADTGQDWRGGRQCGSTPDPLSDSMHKKKHTRPTFTGHQIFALEKTFEQTKYLAGPERARLAYSLGMTESQVKVWFQNRRTKWRKKSALEPSSSTPRAPGGAGAGGERAASETEDDEYNKPLDPDSDDEKIRLLLRKHRAAFSVLGLGAHGGV; encoded by the exons ATGGAGTCCAACCTGCAGGGCCCCTTCCTGCTGAACAACGCGCCGCTGGCCCAGTTCTCGGAGGTGAAGGCGCCTGTGTGCCAGTACTCTGTGCAGAACTCCTTCTACAAGCTCAGCCCCCCGGGCTTGGGTCCCCAGCTGCCAGCCGGGACCCCCCACGGCATCACGGACATCCTGAGCAGGCCCGTGGCCGCGGCCAGCAGCAGCCTCCTGCCCGGCTACCCCCACGTGGCTGGCTTCGGTGGCCTCGGCTCCCAGGGGGTCTACTACGGCCCCCAGGTGGGGAGCTTCTCCAAGGCGGGGAGCGAGTACCCCGGCCGGACCCGGAACTGCTGGGCGGACACGGGCCAGGACTGGCGAGGCGGGCGGCAGTGCGGCAGCA CCCCGGACCCCCTGAGCGACAGCATGCATAAGAAAAAGCACACCCGGCCCACCTTCACGGGCCACCAGATCTTCGCCCTGGAGAAGACTTTCGAGCAGACCAAGTACCTGGCTGGCCCCGAGAGGGCGCGGCTGGCGTACTCGCTGGGGATGACCGAGTCGCAGGTCAAG GTGTGGTTCCAGAACCGGAGGACCAAGTGGCGGAAGAAGAGCGCCCTGGAGCCCTCGTCGTCCACGCCCCGGGCGCCGGGCGGCGCGGGCGCGGGCGGGGAGCGCGCGGCCTCCGAGACCGAGGACGACGAGTACAACAAGCCGCTGGACCCGGACTCGGACGACGAAAAGATCCGCCTGCTGCTGCGCAAGCACCGCGCCGCCTTCTCGGTGCTCGGCCTGGGCGCGCACGGTGGCGTCTGA